A window of Methanooceanicella nereidis genomic DNA:
TCGCCAGTCTGAGAAATAGTCGGGAAACCGAACTGGGTCGCGACAAGGCTGGCACCTGCAGGCAAGATCATACCCGCGATGGCAAGAGCCAGCACTAAAAACATTCCGTATCTTATCACCTTACTCATATAATACCCTCCTCAATTTCTTAATGAGAGTATAATAACTAAAAATTAAAACATATTTAATCATAAATGCGAATAATAAGCCATAAAAGCGGGGTATTAACAGATAGATCTACTAAATGATAGATAATAAGATATATCGCTTAATGTAAAGATGATTGATATTCCAATACGTTAAAATTTTTCACGGACGTTTTTCTAAATTTATAATTTCGTTACAGGTTTTTGTTCGAGAATTTTTGTGATTTTTTAGCTTCTGGCCTATTCCATAGTATTTATCCACACATGGATCGCACATAAATAAATGGCAAATTGGTTCGCATGGGGGAACATAACCCTAAAAATTAAAGAAAGTAAATGTTATTTTCTTGAAATTTTTTAGAGATATTTGAATAGACTGATTTTGTCTAAAGTTTAAAAAAAATGAATTAGCAGGAGAAGTGATCCTCCTGCTAGCATAACACTACCTGCTTAGAACCCAAAGCCGAAGCCAGGTAATGGTACGCCGCCAACGCCTGCGAACGGATATGAGAAGCACGCTGTCTCCTTGGTCTGTGCGAAGTCACAGTGCGTAAGGACCTGAGCCTGATCAACAGTCTGGACTATGGTCGGGAACGCAAGAGATGCTCCGCAGAACGGGATAGCGGTTGCCCCTTCTTGTGCGAGATAGAGACCGTTGGTCTCAGTCACTGCAGGAGTGAAGCAAATTGCTACTGCCTCATTATCAAAAGCTGCCGCTGTGTCACGGTTGAACGCAAGAGTCTCGCCAGCCTGGTAAATGGTCGGGAAACCAAACTGAGTCGCGACAAGAGACGCACCGGCCGGTACTATCATACTAGCTACTGCGATAGCCAGTAACAGGAAAATTCCGAAATTTTTCACCTTCATTAACTACCCTCCTCAATTATTAAAAGAGTGTTATACAACCCTGAATTAATACATATTTAATCATAAATGCGAATAATAAGCCATTAAAACGGGCTTATAACAAATAAATCCTTAAATCCTGGTAGAATAAAAGCAATCATCGACTGCCATAACCACAACGTATGGAAGCCGGGCATAGTAAAACATAGCGTTAGTATATCATGTAAAATGGATCTTATAATATGATATACGACTCCGTTTTTTATCACTTTTTTGATATGAAAGTATGGATATAAAGACATGTATAAAGTGATGAGTGAATTAAGAGGAGTACATAGAAAAGATCATTATCATTTTTTATGATCAGATCCGGTTTCTCCTGGAAAGAAAATAATATTTTTTGTAGTTAAGATATTGATAAAAAAATATGGATGAAATTTTTAAAAATTGATCGGCAGGGGAGTTTATCCTCCTGCCACATTCATTCAACCAGCTTAGAACCCGAAGCCGAAGCCAGGTAATGGTACGCCGCCAACGCCTGCGAACGGATATGAGAAGCACGCTGTCTCCTTGGTCTGTGCGAAGTCACAGTGCGTAAGGACCTGAGCCTGATCAACAGTCTGGACTATGGTCGGGAACGCAAGAGATGCTCCGCAGAACGGGATAGCGGTTGCCCCTTCTTGTGCGAGATAGAGACCGTTGGTCTCAGTCACTGCAGGAGTGAAGCAGATCGCTACTGCCTCATTATCAAAAGCTGCCGCTGTGTCACGGTTGAACGCAAGAGTCTCGCCAGCCTGGTAAATGGTCGGGAAACCAAACTGAGTCGCGACAAGGCTGGCACCTGCAGGCAAGATCATACCCGCGATGGCAAGAGCCAGCACTAAAAACATTCCGTATCTTATCACCTTACTCATATACTACCCTCCTCAATAGGCAAGACAATGTTTATTATTCATTTTTAAATATATTATTAGCGTTTGTAGTGAATTAAATGGCCAAATAATTCTATAATTTCAATTTAACATGATAAATATGATTTTTATAAATAAAATAAGTAATTATGAGGTAAATCTAAAAATAAGGGCAAAAATAACCTGCATATCTATAGCTTGAACAAAAGCTCAAATGATCTGTGAGCAAGCTTAAAACCTAAAATGAATTAAATTGTCAAAGTTAAGAAAATAAAATGCAAGAATAAAAAGGGGCCAAAGCTCCTTTTTAAAAAAATTATTTCTTGGGCTCTTCCTTCGGTAAAAGCTCTTCTATGGGCTTATCGCCGTATGCGGTGATCTTTGCGTTGATCTGGACGAGCTCGCTGCTGATCTCGTTACCCCTGAAAAGCTTTCTCCTTCTTATGCCCTGGGTCTTTGGATCGTATCCGACGCCGCCCGCTACGAGAAGCTTCCTGCGGACCTGTCCGGGGAGGTCGTTCCTCATCGGGATGCCAGTCTTATCGGAGCCACCGGTGATCATGAGCGTGTAACCCGGAAGACCTGCGGTCTCTCCTTCGATCTCGGAGCCGATCTCCTTACCGACGAACTTGTTGGATTTTGCGCCGGTAACATCGAACTTGTATGCCTTTCCGGTCTTAGGGTCTGAAACTACTAACTTGAAATCTGCCATTTTAATATCTCCTTAAGGTTCTCTCATCTACATACTGATGATTATTTATAAGTTTTACCTGTCCGCGTACTATTGCATTACTTATATAAGTAAAATTCGACTGAATCCAGGATGGAAAAAATCAAGCATTTGGAGAATATAAATATTTTGGTAGGAAAACACTATTGACCGACCTTTTTACACAGGTCATCGATAGAGGATTCCCCTATTACGATCTCCAGATGGCCCGGAATACTGCGGGCGGACATTCGTTCACATCCGCTTTTTAGGCCAAAAAATGCCTGAATGGTTATCATATCGTTATTGCCGCTTACATATATATTTAGTTCGAACCTGCCGCCTTCGGAAGATGATGTCATTTTCCTGTCGACGCAGGATTCTAAAAGCACATCAGCCCCTCTGACTGTGTAGCCATCCCCATCGATAACCCTTCCTGAGATGCGGTAAAGCTCCAGTCTAGTATAATTAGTGGCATGGGATATGGGTTGTATATGTATAGAAGACATTTGCACCCTTATGATTTTAATATAAAAATATTATCTATAATTAAATACTTTCTTATTATCAAGAAATATCGAATAATTTTATTGGCTTTTTAAAAAAAATGATACGAATAATATTAATATATTAATATATTTAAGTAGGAAAGTTGTGGCTATACCATTATTTAAAAATGTTACGGAAATATTTATAAATAAGAACTGTGTAGCCTATTGTCGGTGAAACCATCATGAGCGACATATACGCAAACTCACGTTCAACTACGGATACGTCTGTAAGAAAGAGGGACGTAAATCCGACCAGCGGTATGTGCCCGATATGCATAAAAGACTGTAAGGTCCTTTGTGAAGTAGGCAAGTCCGCGTTAAGGGGCAGAGAAGTCCTCTACCCGGATACCGAACAGTTCGGACACTCGACCGCATCATCAAACAAGGATTATGGCCTTGACTGGTCAGACTTCCAGATACTGACCGACTGTATAGGTGCAAAAGGCATAGCACCGAACCCGGACGCAGCGACGTTCCCGGCAGTGGACATCAGAACCGTAGCAGGCGGCGTACCATTAAGCGTACCTGTATTCACGGCAGGCCTCGGCTCCACCGCAGTGGCCAAGAACTACTGGGACGGCCTCGCAGTAGGTGCCGCAATATCAGGCTCCATGCAGGTCATCGGAGAGAACGTATGCGGCATGGACATGGACTCAGTCATAACCGGCGGCAAAGTCACTCACTCGCCGGACCTTACGTTCAGGGTCCAGAGGTTCAGGGACTTCTGGGACGGTAAGAACGGAGAGATCGTCGTCCAGACCAACGTCGAGGACCAGAGGCTCGGCACTGACGTTTACGCATTATCAAAATTAGAAGTTAACATCATCGAGAGAAAGTGGGGACAGGGAGCAAAGGCCATCGGAGGCGAAGTTAGGATCTATGACCTCAACAAAGCACTCGAGCTGAAGAGGAGAGGCTACATAGTCCTGCCGGACCCCGAGGACCCCGCTGTTCAGAAGGCGTTCAAGGAAGGCGCGTTCAAGACCTTCGAGAGGCACTCCAGGGTAGGCTTCCCGGAATTCAAGGGATTCGTAGAGGACATCGAGTGGCTCCGCAACCAGGGCGCAAAGAAGGTATTCTTAAAGACCGGCGCATACAGGCCAGTCACCACCGCGTTCGCGCTTAAGTGCGCATCGGCCGCAAAGATCGACCTGCTGACCTTCGACGGCGCAGGCGGAGGAACCGGAATGAGCCCGGTGCCCATGATGAACGACTGTTCGACCCCGACCGTATACTTACAGGCACAGGTCATGGACTGCGTCAAGATCATGAAAGAGAACGGAATGTATGTCCCGGACATAGCATTTGCAGGCGGTTTCGTCAACGAGACCCAGATGTTCAAGTCCATGGCAATGTCCGACCTCGGCAGCGGCCCGACCGTCAAGGCAATAGCAATGGCCCGCCCGCCAATCACTGCAGTCATGAAGGC
This region includes:
- a CDS encoding 30S ribosomal protein S6e translates to MADFKLVVSDPKTGKAYKFDVTGAKSNKFVGKEIGSEIEGETAGLPGYTLMITGGSDKTGIPMRNDLPGQVRRKLLVAGGVGYDPKTQGIRRRKLFRGNEISSELVQINAKITAYGDKPIEELLPKEEPKK
- a CDS encoding FMN-binding glutamate synthase family protein, with the protein product MSDIYANSRSTTDTSVRKRDVNPTSGMCPICIKDCKVLCEVGKSALRGREVLYPDTEQFGHSTASSNKDYGLDWSDFQILTDCIGAKGIAPNPDAATFPAVDIRTVAGGVPLSVPVFTAGLGSTAVAKNYWDGLAVGAAISGSMQVIGENVCGMDMDSVITGGKVTHSPDLTFRVQRFRDFWDGKNGEIVVQTNVEDQRLGTDVYALSKLEVNIIERKWGQGAKAIGGEVRIYDLNKALELKRRGYIVLPDPEDPAVQKAFKEGAFKTFERHSRVGFPEFKGFVEDIEWLRNQGAKKVFLKTGAYRPVTTAFALKCASAAKIDLLTFDGAGGGTGMSPVPMMNDCSTPTVYLQAQVMDCVKIMKENGMYVPDIAFAGGFVNETQMFKSMAMSDLGSGPTVKAIAMARPPITAVMKAQYFSELAQKNDLPGQFTRAYSTDPEKFMIAYSDLVAKYGNDAKNIPIGAIGLYTYWHDRLGVGLQQLMAGSRKFKLKYISRGDIASLTERAAAVTGIPMISELENDLMAKILLE